The Thioalkalivibrio sulfidiphilus HL-EbGr7 genome includes the window GTACGCGACACTAAATGGTGGTGATTGAACGCAGAGAGCGCAGAGGCGCAGAGAACGCAGAGGTCATGGAAAAAAACGGGCGTTCGCCCGTTTTTTGTTTGAAGTGCTTCTTTGCGATCTCCGCGTCTTTGCGTCCTCTGCGTTAATTGCCGGGCTAGCCGCACACCGGACACGACGGATCCTTGCGCAGTTTCATGCTGCGCCATTCCATGGTCATGGCGTCCATGACCAGCAGGCGGCCGCGCAGGGTGGGCAGGCCGATGATGTGTTTGAGGGCCTCGGTGGCCTGCAGCGAGCCCATGACGCCGGGCAGGCTGGCGAGCACGCCGGTCTGGCTGCAGCGTTCGGCCAGTTCCTCACCGTCCTTGTACAGGCAACGATAGCAGGGGCTGTCCGGCTCGGCGGGGTCGAACACCGTCAGCTGGCCCTCGAAGCGGATCACCGCCGCGGAGATCAGCGGTTTGCGGTGCCGCACGCAGGCGGCGTTGACGGCGAAGCGGGTGGTGAAGTTGTCGGTGCAGTCCAGCACGATGCTGGCATCGCGCACCGCCACGTCCAGGGCTTCGCCCTCCATGGCCGCCTGCACGGTGTTCACCTTCACCTCCGGGTTCACAGCGGCCAGCTTCTCGGCGGCGGAGACCACCTTGGGGCGGCCGATGTCGGCGGTGCGGTGGATGATCTGGCGCTGCAGGTTGGACAGTTCCACGATGTCCGCGTCGGCGATGGTCAGGGTGCCGACGCCGGCGGCGGCCAGGTACAAAGCCACCGGTGCCCCCAGACCGCCCGCGCCGATGATCAGCGCGTGGGCGTCCATGATCCGCTGCTGCCCGGCCACCTCCACCTGGGGCAGCATGATCTGCCGGCTGTAGCGCAAAAGCTGGTCGTCGTTCATGAACAAAAGATACCAGAAAGGCGAGATTCAAAATTCAAAATTCAAAGGCGAGGCACCCCAGATTCAGTGGGTTCCCCTTTGAATTTTGAACCTTGAATTTTGAATTGACTTACAGGTACTCCCGCCAGTGCCGCGGCCGGTGGTCGCGGCAGCCGTGCTCGTGCTGGCGGTAGTGATTGATGAAGATCTTGCGGGCGCAGTTGCCGAAGCACTGGCTGGGGATGCCCAGGTTGGCGCGGATGGTGTCCTCGGAGTAGTTGTACAGGGCGCGTTTGATCTTGATCACCAGGCTGTTGTCCAGGTGAAAGCCCATCTCCGTGAGGGCGGATTCCAGTTCCGAGTAGGTGACCTGGCGCAGGTCATAGGTGACCACCAGGCGGTTGGGGCCCAGCACGCGCACCTCCTGGACCGCGTCGGTGTCGGACAGCAGCAGGCACGCGGCGCGCGCCTGGTCGTTGTCCCGGTGGGGTCCGCGAAACGCCAGTTCCCGGTGGCGGATGAATTCTTCGTCCGAGTCCATGACCTCGATAGTAGCTGGGAACAGGGATTAATCAAGGTTGAAGGTAGGGGAATTGGGAAGGGTGAATTGGGAAGTGCGAAGTGAAAGGCCTTTATTCCTACTTCCCAATTCACCCTTCCCACTTCCCTTGGGTGACCCGCTCATTCCCGCCCAGGTCCCGCCAGGTCTGTACCTCCGAGAAACCCGCAGTGCGCAACAGGGCGCGTACCGCCTCGCCCTGGTCGTAGCCGTGCTCCAGCAGCAGGTGGCCGCCGGGGTGCAGGTGGGTGGGGGCGGCTTTGATGATCCGGCGCAGGTCGTCCAGGCCGTCGGGGCCCGAGGCCAGGGCCGTGGGGGGCTCGAAACGCAGGTCACCCCGGGCCAGGTGCGGGTCGGCCTCGGCCACGTAGGGTGGGTTGGAGACCACCAGGTGGAAGCGCTCGCCGGCGAGCGGTGCCCACCATTCGCCCTGGACGAAGCGCAGGTTGGCAAGGCCGTGGTCCCGGGCATTGGCCTCGGCCACCGCCAGGGCGCCGGGGCTCTTGTCCGTGGCGACCACCCGGCAGGCGGGGCGCTCACTGGCCAGGGCCAGGGCGATGGCGCCGCTGCCGGTGCCCAGATCCGCCAGGTCCCAGGCGGCGTCCGTCGGGATCAGGCCAAGCGCCGTTTCCACCAGCAGTTCCGTTTCGGGCCGGGGTATCAGGACCTCGGGACCGACAGCGAGATCCAGGGTCCAGAAGCCGCGCCGGCGGGTGAGGTAGGCCACCGGTTCGCCGGCCTGGCGCCGGGCCCACAGGGCGCGATAGCGGGCCACCGGTTCCGGGGGGAGGGGGTCGGTGTCGTGACTCATCAGCCAGGCGCGGTCCCGGCCCAGGACATGGCCGAGGAGGATCTCCGCCTCCCGGCGCGACTCCCCGGCAGGGGCTTCGGAAAGCAGGGCGCGAACCGTGGGCATGGAAATTCCAGTTCAAAATTCAAGATTCAAAATTCAAAGGGATGGCAGGTTTTCCCTTTGAATTTTGAATTTTGAATATTGAATTTTGAATTGTCCTCACTCATCCGCCAGCGCCGCCAGTTTCTCGGCCTGGTGTTCGTTGATGAGCGGCTCGATCACCGGGTCCAGG containing:
- a CDS encoding HesA/MoeB/ThiF family protein, encoding MNDDQLLRYSRQIMLPQVEVAGQQRIMDAHALIIGAGGLGAPVALYLAAAGVGTLTIADADIVELSNLQRQIIHRTADIGRPKVVSAAEKLAAVNPEVKVNTVQAAMEGEALDVAVRDASIVLDCTDNFTTRFAVNAACVRHRKPLISAAVIRFEGQLTVFDPAEPDSPCYRCLYKDGEELAERCSQTGVLASLPGVMGSLQATEALKHIIGLPTLRGRLLVMDAMTMEWRSMKLRKDPSCPVCG
- the prmC gene encoding peptide chain release factor N(5)-glutamine methyltransferase — translated: MPTVRALLSEAPAGESRREAEILLGHVLGRDRAWLMSHDTDPLPPEPVARYRALWARRQAGEPVAYLTRRRGFWTLDLAVGPEVLIPRPETELLVETALGLIPTDAAWDLADLGTGSGAIALALASERPACRVVATDKSPGALAVAEANARDHGLANLRFVQGEWWAPLAGERFHLVVSNPPYVAEADPHLARGDLRFEPPTALASGPDGLDDLRRIIKAAPTHLHPGGHLLLEHGYDQGEAVRALLRTAGFSEVQTWRDLGGNERVTQGKWEG